The Deinococcus puniceus genome segment CACCAAGGTCACTGTGCCGGACATCAACGACACCGTCACTATCAACCCGACGCCTGTGGCTGCGCCTGTCAAGAGCGTTGACTTGGCCGCTGCCAAGCCCGGCGAAGTGCTGACCTACACCATCGTCGGCAAGAACACCAGCAACGCCAACATCACCAAGGCGTTCGTGAAAGACACCGTGCCGACCAACACCACGTTCGGTAGCTGGAGCGCCGTTAGCGACGCTGCGGGCACCATCTTGTACAGCAGCAACGGCACCAACTGGAGCGCCACTGCTCCTGCCGCTGGCCCTACCGTGTACGCGGGCCTCGACAGCAACAACGACGGCACCATCTCCACCGCCGACATCCTGCCTTCGGGCAAGAGCATCACGGCCACCTTTACCGTCAAGGTGAACTAAGCCTGTTTCAGCGCACCCCGCCTGCTTGGTGGGGTGCGCTCTGCCCGTCAACTTGCCGTCGCTGGCATGATTTGTCTTTGAATCCAAATAGTTCCCGACAACACGAGACTTCCTTTTCTCAACACTTCTTAACACTTCTCAATACTTCGGAAGATCAGACCATTCAGTCCATTTCCGGGAGGCACTGTGCGAAAACCCCTTGTGTTCAATACGCTGGCAGCCTTGGCGCTGGCCCTCTCCAGTTCTGCGTTTGCTGCAGGCACACCCGCCGGAACCGTGATTCAGAACCAAGCGTTCCTTGAATTCTCGCCCAACCCTGGCCAGCCCCCGCTGGTGATTCCGTCTCTTCCAGTCGAAACCACCGTGCTGCCCGTCTGCTCGGTCAGTGTGCTGCCCAACGGCACGCTCGCCGCGCCCGGCCAAAGCTACAGCCTGCTGCCCGGAGAGGGCGCGGTGCTGCGCTACGTGATTGCCAACACGGGCAACACCAGCAACACGCTGGGGCTGCAAGTGGTCACCGACGCCGCCTCGCAGTTCACGCCCGGCGACCTGAGCCTGCACATCGACGCGAACGGCAACGGCATCATCGACGCCAACGAACCCGCCGCCACGCAGATCACGCTGGCCGCCGACCAGACCGCCGACGTGCTGGTGCAGGTCACCACGACCTCCGCCGCACGTGGCAACGCCTTCCTGAACCTGATCGGCTCTTGCGCCACCAACATCACGGGGACGGCAGGCGAGCGCGACGACAACAATGTGGCCCGCGTGACCGTTGGCGAGCCGCCCACCCTGACCGTCACCAAATCCTTCTCGCCCCCCAGCCTGAACCCCGGCCAAGAAACCACCGTGACCGTCACGGCCCGCAACACGGGTGCAGGCGCTTCCCGCGAAGTGCTGATCACCGACATGATCAACACCACCGCCATGAAGGACTTCACCTTTATCGGTGGCAGCGCCCGCCTCCTCGACGCGCAAGGTGCGGCCCTCGGCAAAGTGGAATACACGCCCGACGGCACCGCGTGGCAGGCTGCCGAGTCCATGCCTGTGGCGGGTTTGCGGGGCCGGATCTCCAGCCTCGCGCCCAACGCCAGCGCCGTGCTGACCTTCCGCCTGCGTGCGCCCCTGACCGAAGTGGGCACGCGCCGCAACATCGCCACGCTCATCAGCGGCGACCAGACCGTAGAAGCCCCTGCCGACGTGACCGTGAAGTACAACCCCGAAATTGCGCTGGGGCCAGTGGGCAACCCGCGTGCGCTCACGGGCGGCGAAGGGAGCGCCAATGACCGCCAAGTGAAAGACGTGGCCGTGTTGGGTCAGGAAGTCTGCTTCGTTCAGACCGTGCAAAACCTCGGTGACCGTGCCGACACGCTGACCATCACGGGCCGCCTGCTGATCGGGGAAGCCACGTTCCGCTTTACTCAAGTGGGCGGCGCACCGATTGCCGAGCCGTTCCAGATTCCGGCCCTCGCGCCGCAAGCCACCCAAGATTTCCGGGTGTGCGTGACGCCCAGCAAAGCGGGTGCCGGTGCCGAAGCCTTGCGCCTCGAACTGACCGCCAAGAGCAGCATGGGAGCCGCCGACAACCTCACCATCGACAGCATTCTGACGCTGGTCGACAATGCCCTGAAGCCCGTGAAATCGGTGGACGTGGGCGACATGAAACTGGTGAAGCCGGGCCAAGACCTGAGCTACACCCTGACCTTCACCAACGCCCAGAGCTTTGCCCTGACCAACGTGGTCGTGCGCGACAACCTGAACGTGATTCAGGTGCTGGACGCCGCAGGCAAGCTGACCCGCACCGACACGCTGGAATTCGTGAGTGCCGATAACGGCGGCGTGCTGGAAAGCACCGAAGCCGTGTGGCGCTTCCCCAGTGTGGCGGCGGGCCAGACCCTCACCCTGAACCTCAAGACCCGTGTGCCTGCCACCAGCCCCGACGGCTCCAGCGTCGTGAACGTGTTCACCGTCGCCAGCAGCGAGATTCCTGCGCCCGTGCCCTCCAACCCCATCACGAACCCCGTGTTCGACCCGGCCAACCTGACGCTCGTCAAGAGCAGCACGCCCGCGCTGGTGTCGTTCGGTCAAGAAATCACCTACACCTTTACCGTGACCAACAAGAGCGCCGCTGCCAACCTGACCCTGATCGAAGTGGTGGACAACCTGCCCACCGGTCTGGTGTACGTGGAAGGCAGCAGCACGCTGGACGGCGCGGCCATCACGCCCACTGTGTCCGGCCGCACCTACACCTGGCAGATTCCTGGCCTCGCTGCGGGACAAGTGGCCGAAGTCCGGTTCCGCGCCCTCGTGACCCCCGAAGCAGGCACCGAAATTCGCAACAGCGCGGTCGCCACTGCCATCTCACCCGGCGGCGTTCCTACCGCACCCACCCCTCCCAGCAGCACCGTGACCAAAATTACCCCCGAAAGCATCTTCGGACGCAACACCGCCGACATCGTGGGCTACGTCTTCCTTGACCGCAACCGCGACGGCATCTACAACAAAGGCTCGGACGTGCCTCACCCCAACGCCCGCGTGATCTTGGCCAACGGACGCATCGCCCTGACGGATGTCGAAGGCCGTTACCGCTTCGGCAACGTCATGGAAGGGACGGTGGCTGTGCGCCTCGACCCCAACAGCGTCATCCCCCAGAACCTCAGCATTCCGCAAGATGCAGGCCTTTCCGGCAGCCGCCTGGTGTACGTGCGAAACCTGACCAGCATCGACTTCCCCCTGGCCCCCGACGGCGGCGACATCGCCGTGATCCGCGACACCACCCTGCGCGTGAAAGGTGGCCTGCCCGAAGCCCAGAACAGCTTCATGGTTCGCAAGCAAGTCTTTACCACCGAAGAAGCGGGGGTGTACCGCGTCCAGCTGATCTTGTCGGCCAGCGCAAACCTCCCCGCCTTTAGCCTCACCGATCCATTGCCCGCCGACGCTGCGCTGCTTGACGGCCAGAACGTCCTGAATTTCGACACGCTTCCCAGTGGAGAACGTGCGGTCACGTACCGCTTCCGCTGGGCTGGCGATTCCAAAGGTGCCGTCACCGACCCGACGGCCAGCTGGAGGTACTGAGTGAAACGCGCTCTGACAACCCTGACGGCGGCGCTGCTGAGTACAGCCGTCGCACAAGAAATCGCAACTTCTCTTCCCCTGACCAGCGTCGGCAACAAGCTGATGTGGACGGTGGGCGACCAAGACCTGAAACTGGTGGTGGGCCTCGGCTCCCGCGTTCAGCTCGACGTGTACGGCGCACAGTTCGACCCGCAGGACTACCGCAGCGACGATTACTTCGGCGATGAAAACTACTCGACTGAGCGGCCCAAAGCCCCGGTGGCCAGCACCTTTACCCTGATCGATGCCAGCGGCGCAGTCGTCAAAGAGCAGAACTTCGGCGTGGGCGCACAGGACTGGCAGACGTTCCTGAATGCCGATCTGCCCGCCGGAGATTACACGCTGCGGGTTCGTACCGAGGGCAACGGCAAAAATACCTTCGCCTTCCGGCTGAACTCCATCAGCGCGGCCATCGAAGCCAAGCACCTGAACGTCACCATCCGCTCGAACGACTGGGTGCCTGCGCTGAACGTGGTCAACCCCGGCGGCGAACTGGGCATCCGCATGTACGACGGCGACGGTGCGGGCGAGCTGGAAGCCGAACTGCGCGACGCGGCGGGCAACGTCTACCCCCAGAAGGTCAGCGGCCAGCTGGAGTGGGACGACATCAAGGTGCCTGCCGAAAAGGGCAACTACACCCTGTACCTGCGCCAGCCCGCCAACACCTTCCAGTATTCCAACTCGGTGGGCTTCGAACTCAGCACCGGCCCGATCAAAGTCGTGGTGGCCGATACCACCGGACGCCTGGAAGTGCTGGCCGAACTGATCTTGCCCGACGAAGTGTTGCCCACGCAGGCCACCGTGACGGTAGGCGACCAGAGCTACAACGTGAACGGCTCGGTTGGCCCGCTGACCGTGCCCGCCAAGGACTACCCCGTTACGGTAGCGCCGATCAAGGGCGCAGTCGTCACCGTCGACAAAGAAACCGTCACGGTGGTCAAGAAAGAAACGGCTCAGGTGAAGGTGCAGGTCAAGCCCGACGTGGCGCTGTCCTTTACCGCCGACAAACCCGAAGTCTGTGTGGGCGACGTGGTGACCTTCACGGCCCGCGCCACCACCGAATTCGAGCGCCAGACCCTGCCCGCCCAGTTGCGCGTGAAGTTGCCCGCAGGCTTTACCGCCGCCGGAGAAACCACCGCCACCGCCCGTGTAGATGCCGCCAACCCCGGCGTTCTCACCTTCGAGGCCAAAGCCGACGCGGCAGGCAGTGGAGACTTTACCGCGACCCTGTTGCCGTGGAACAAAACGCAGGCCCTCGGCGTCAAGGTGCTGCCCACCGCCACGCAAATCGAGCTTCGGCGTGCGGCGTTGGCTCCCACTTTGGCCGGAGAAGTGGTCACGGTCAGCCTGACGGTGAAGAACACCAGCGGCGTGGACGCGCCCTACACCCTTACCGACGCTCCCGGCGAAACGCTGGAAGCCCTCGATCCGGTGGTCTTTAGCGGCACGCTGAAACCCGGCGAAGAGCAGACCCTGACCTACCGCGCCCGCGTGCGTGGCGACGCCGGAGCCGAAGGCCAATTGAATGCCACCCTGACCAGCAACTGCGCCAGCAGCCAAACTGTCGGCGGCGTGCTGGGTGTCCAGACACCGCCCCCGGTGGTGGTGGCTCCTACGCCTGTGGTGTCGGTGGCCCGCGAAAGCACCGTGCGGATTCCCTTTGACGCACCCAAAGCGGCCACCCAGATTGTCGTGGCGCACCAGCCGCCCGCCGACTCGGTGTATGTGCCCGGCACCAGCACCCTGAGCGGCAAAACCATTGCCGATCCGCAGACCGGCCCCAGCGGCAAGTTCTACTGGACGACCCCCGGTGCGGCCAGCGGCGTGCTGACCTACCGCGTCACGCATGAGGGCAACCTGCCTGCCCTCGCCAGCCCCACCCTGATCGGCAAGTACGCCAAAGACCGCCTCGAAGTGTTGGTCGGAGACGGCCAACTCGATGACCTGAATACCCTGACTTCCATTGCCCAGAGTGCGGCAGCTGTGAAGGAAAACGACGGCGCGGTGAAGTTGCCCCTTGAAGGCGCAGTCTTCCGTGACCGTGACCGGATTACGATTGCCGTGCAGGGCGACGTGACCGACAAGGCCCTGCCCAGCGTCAACGGCGTCCCTGTGGAGGCGGCCACCCTCGGCAAAACTGTCGTGGACGCTTCGGGCACCAGCCAGCGTCAGGAATACTTCGGCATTCCGCTGCGCACCGGCGAAAACACCATTACCTACGGCGGCCAGAGCGTCAAGGTGTTCCTGTCGGGCAGCCCGGTGGTGGCGCAGTTTACGCCCCAGCAACTCGTGGCCGACGGCACTACGCCTCTACGTGTGGGCATCCGCCTCACCGATGCCGCCGGAATCACCACCGCCAGCTCCAACGTGACCGTGCAGGTCGACCTCGAAGTGACGCAGGGCGACAGCCAGCCGCGTGTCGGCTCCTATCAGGTCAAACTGACCGACGGCGTGGGCGTGCTGGAACTCGAACCCCTCAGCGCCCCCACCAGCTTCACGGTGCGCCTGCTGCTCGGAGAAAAAGTCATCAGCCGCTCGTTTGAAGCGGTGCCCAGCAAGACCCGCGTCGGCATCGGTATGGTCAGCATAGGCGCGATGTTGCAGCAGGGCGGCGACCTCGGCGGCACCATTGCCAGCGAAGCCCGCGCTCACGGCTACTTGGAGACCCCCATTGGCGACGGCAAGTTGTACGTGACCGCCAGCGGCGCGGTGACCGGGCAGGGCGCGACCTTCACCCGTGACCTCGGCGTGAAGTTGCCCACCAGCGCCAATCCGCTGGAGCGTTATCCCAACTACGGCGATTCCTCCAGCGAGCAGATTCCGTTGCAGGGCATCGACCCCATCGCGGCCCGCTACGAGCACCCAGCCTTCAATGTGCAGTACCGCCAATCCGCTGTGCCCGTCGATGTGTTCAATGTCGGCGTCACGCCCACCGCTCTCAGCGGCTTTACCCGCAGCAATCCGCAGGTGTCGGGCTTCGCGGCCCTGCTCCCCGCCGATCTGGTCACCAAAACATTCGCGGCCAACGGCACCCGCATCCTGAGCCTCGGCAGCAGCGACCTGCAACCCGACAGCGAAACGGTGGAACTCATCACCCTTGACCGCCTGACCGGAGCCGAGCAGATTCAGACCCTGCGGCGCATGACCGATTACACCGTTGATCCGGTGGCAGGCGTGCTGTCGTTCCAGCGCCCAATGAACCTCGTCGATGAGCGCGGCAACGAAGTGCGTGTGCGCGTGTCTTACCGCCTGAACGATCCTCTCGGCGAGCGCCAGTTGGCGTGGGGTGTGCAAGCCGGAGCACGTTTGGGCGAGCACCTGAAAGTCGGGGCCGCCGTGGTTCAGATGGACAGCGTGACCTCGGTGGGAGCGCGTGCCCAGTACGACGACGGCACCAGCCGCGCCGACGTGTTGGCCGCTTACGCCGGATCGGGCCTGCTCCTGAACGGCACCGCCAGCGCCCAAACCGACCGCTTCAGCGCCAGCGGCAGCGTCCGTCTTCAGGGAGACGGCTACACCGGCCTGAACAGCGTCAAACCCGGCTTGGCTGTGGCCGCCGACGCCACCTACAAACTCACCGACAACTTTGGCGTGAACGCACGCGGCACCTACCACCGCGACGCCGACACCAATGGCGATCCCACCGACGATGCCACTGGCGGCACTGCCGACCTGCGCGGCCTGTACACCTTCGCCCCGTTTACGCTGGGTGCGGGCATCCGGGCAGGCATCGGCGATCAGCAGGGCTTCGGCGTGGTTGGCAGCGTGGGGTATGCACGCAACGGCACCAGCGTGACTCTCGATCATGCACAGGGCCTCAGCGGCGACCTGCCGACGATTACTACCCTGAAGGCCAGCGTGCCTGTGCTGGAAAATGTGACGGCAGAAGCTCAGGACGTGTACACGTGGGGCGTCGGCCACCGCGCCTCGGTGGGCCTGAAAGCCAAATTGGGTATGACCAATCTGGCCGTGAACTACGACCTGCCTACCGCCGACGGCGCAGGCAACCGCGCCCGCTTCGGCGCAGACACCGCTTTCCCCCTCTCCGACAAGCTGTCGCTGGGGCTGAACGGCAGCTACGTGATGGACTTGGCGGGCGACGAAGACGGCTGGAATGCCGGGGCCAGCCTGCGCTTCAAGGAAGATCGTCTGAGCGCCACGCTCGGCGGCGACCTGAGCAACACCGGCGACGGATTCCGCGCTGTCCTGAAGGGCGGAGCCACCTACAGCCTGAACGACGAATGGACGGTCAGCGCCGACGGCACCCGCGTCTTTGCCGAGACCGCTGCCGAAAGTGGCACCGCGTTTGCCGTGTCGGGGGCGCTACGGGCCAGCCAGTGGCAAGGCCTCGCCTACCTGCGCTACAAAGACGGCGTGCTGTCGGGCGGCAAACCCGAAGTGATCGCCGAAGCCAACCTTGAGTACCATGTGCCCAAATACGCCGTGCGCGGTGGTCTGGCGGCCCGTTCGCTGCTCGATACGCCCGGCAGCCTCACCTATCAGGCGTCGGCCAGCGGCACGTATTACGTCACAGACCGTTTGGGTCTGGGCCTCGCCGCCCGCGCCCTCGTGCAGCCTGCCACCAGCTACAGCGCCCTCAGCGTGGGTGTAGAAGGCAGCTACCGCGCCCTGCCGGGAACTTGGGTCACGTTGGGCTACAACCCGCTGGGCTTTCAGGGCATCGGCACCAACATCTACACCCGTCAGGGCGCGTATCTCCGCCTTGACCTGATGCTCGATGATGGACAACCCAACGGCGTGGCTGTGGGCAATGCAGCCCCAGTTGGCGGCCAACCCGCCCTGCCTGACGCTTACGCACCCACGCAGCCTGTGGTCAAGGAGCCTTGAAGATGACCACTCGCTTGTTGCGCGGCCCTGCCGAGAATCAATCCCTACTACGGAGCTTCTGGAGAAACGAGACATGAAACTGAATTGGTTGCCTGCTGTGTATAGGCCAACATTATCCCCGCGCCTGGCCCTGCGCCTCGCACTTCTCGCGCCTCTGGTGGGCGGCGTGGCCTCTGCCCAATCAATGTGTCAGGCCAACGGCGGCACTCTGGAAATAACCAACCTCGTGACCAATGAAAGTCGGGGAACCTTCGGAACCTTGGGGGCTTTCTACCGTGATCTAGAGCCTGCGAATCGGCCTGGAGCGCCTTATCAGTTCAGCAGCACCACGCAATTCGACTCTTTTGGCAGACCCGGCGTTCTGGTGCTCAATCAGAAATATACAGTGACTTCCACCTTCGGCAGTGGGGCCAGATTAAATTCCTATGGCCCTTGGCAGGCCTATCCCGGCCATACCACGGGCAGCGCCGATGACGCCTATCTGGCCGTCAACGGAGCAGTCTCGCAGGCGACCTTTTTGCGGCAGCCCGTAACGCTGAAGCCCAACACCACCTACGAAGTCGGGTTGTGGGGCCGTTCTCCCCACGCCGCCAACTCTATCTACGGTGGGCCGGGCGGGAGTGCGCAGCTTGCTATTACCGTCGATGGTTTGGCCACAGGCACAACCACCGATCTGCTGCGAGGCGAAGATTGGGAACGCGGCTCCGTCATTTTCAACTCCGGTAACACCACCAGTAGTACGGTGTTCTACAAAAACATTTCGACCGCCGATGAAGGAAACGACTTTTACGTCGATGACGTGTACTTGCAGGAGTGTGTGCTGCCTTCAGGTTCCATGACGGGTACGGTGTACCAAGATAGCAACGCAAACGGCGTGCAGGACAATGGCGAACCGGGTATCGCAGGCGTGACCATGAAGGAAACAGACCGCAACGGCTCCACGTCGACGGTGGTCACGGACAGCAACGGCAGGTACACCTTTTCCAACCTGCCCGTTCTCAACAACGCTTACAGAACTGACGTGGTGGCAAGCTCGGCACCGCTTCAGGGCCTGATCGCGACCACCCCAACCTCCACAACGGGCGTCAATGTGGTGGCCAACAGCACCGTACCGGGTGGCAATTACGGCTATAAGCCCCCCAACACCCAGACCGACCTCGCGGTGTACAAGTACGTTGATCTCAATCACCCCGACTTTCCCAGCCGGGATCCCGCTATCAGCCAGTACTACCGGGGCGACACGGTGGCCTATTACTACGAGGCGTTCAACAACGGCCCGAACGCTGCCGATGGAGCGAAGCTGGTAGATGCCCCACGTCAGGCAGGCCAACTGAGCTACTTGACTTGGACGTGTACGGCCAGTGGCGGCGCGCAGTGCCCCGCCGCCAGTGGTACAGGCGCGCCCAACCTGACCTTGCCCAAATTTCCATCGGGCGGCAAAGTGGTCGTGCGCTACTTCGCGGTAGTCAATGTGATTGTGAGCCAGCTCTACAACACAGTGACCATCACCCCGCCAGTCACGGTTATAGACACCAATCCCGCCAACAACAGCGATACGGTATACATCTGCGCCCACCTGATTCCCGACCTCACACTCACCAAGACCAGCAACGGCCCTTGGACGGTCTTGCAGCCCGGCGCGACCTACACCCTCACGGTGACCAATAAAGGCACGGCCAGTACAGGCGGCGCACTGATTACGGTAGAAGATCTCCTGCCTGTGGGCATTGGCGCGGCCTTTCCCAGCGGGTTTTCTCCTGCACCGGGCTGGACGTGTACGTACCAAGGTGAAGCCGAGCAAGGCAAGGGCGTTGGTCTGAATCCCTTCGAGGCCCAGCGGGTGCTGTGTACCAGCAGCGTGTCTATTGCCGTGAACGGTGTCGTGAACCTGACCTTGCCCGTCAACGTAACGCCCAATGCCACAGCCACCGTGTTCAACCGCGCTAGCGTGGGTAAAAGTAACGACCCGGATCCCCGCCCTAAAGCCGAACTGTGTAATAAGACGTCTTACCCCTGTGCCGTAGACACCACCACCGTCAGCCCCCGCCCCTTGCCTCCTGTCGCTACTTGCCCGGTGGGTACTCCGGTCAATCTGCTGGCCTCTCCTCTGGAAGCCTACGTGTTCCTCGATAACGTGACCAGCGAAACACCCGCCACCTTGATCGCCAATGCAGCGGCGTACACCGTTCCTACTACGGGCAGCTTCATCGTAGACGGCAGCTATTTCTTCAACAACGGCGTTGCGCTGAACAACGCTGCCAGCCTGCCCAGCACCCTACAACTCGTGATCAACGGCACCGTGTACGCCACCTTCCTCACCGAGGCGGGCTACAGTGGCCGGGCCAGCGTCACGGCCCAAAATGGAGCGACGTTGGTGGGCGGCACTGCCACGACTGCCCTGCAACTGAACCGCACCAGCACGACAAACATCTGGGTGCAGTTGCCCGCCAGCGTGACCAGCATCACCGATGCAAAAGTGATCTTCAAATCCACCAGCCCCGGCACCGAAGCCAGCGACGACTACTCCTTCAGCGTCAAATCGATTTACGGCTGCTTTGCGCCCAATCCTAAAGCCACCGTCACCAAGACCGCGCAGAACATCACTGCCAACGGGCCTGTGGGAATCACCGGCACCGGCAAGCCCGGCGAAGTGTTGGAATACTGCATCACCACGACCAATACGGGTAATATCGGCCTCGGCAAACTCGGCTTCGGCGACAACGTGCCCGCAAACACCGCCTTCAAGCTTGGTGCCTACGGCGCAGGCAGAGACATCCGTGTCACCTACCCGGCCCCCCTAGCCGAGGCTTTCCTGACTGCCGCCGCCGACGCCGATTTGGGTGTCTTGGCTGCCGGACGGGTCACGGTGAACCCAAGCAACTTTGTGCTGGCTCCGGGCAAGGCTTACACCGTCTGCTTCCGCGCCACCATCGGCTAAGCTTCCCCTCTTATCGCGGGCCGCCCTCTGCACTGGGGCGGCCCGTTTGCTGCCGGGCTTTAAGCTTTCTTGACCCTGCGCCGCGCTGGACGCGAACCCACATTTCCGGGCAGGGGCAGGCAGGACACTGCCGCCACAAGGAGTTTGCCTGCCATGAGCGACCAACCCAGTCTGTTTGACGATGCTGTTCCTGCTGCCGCTAGTGCCCCTGCCGTACCCCTGCCCGGTGATTGGGCCGAAGTTTTGAAAGGCGAAACCAGCCAGGCTTACTTTCAAAACCTGATGACATTCTTGGCACAGCAGCGAGAAACTGTCACCGTGTACCCGCCCCCAGAAGACATGTTTACGGCACTAAAGCTCACGCCTTACGCGGGTGTAAAGGTGCTGGTACTGGGCCAAGACCCGTATCACGGCGCGGGGCAGGCGCACGGCCTGAGCTTCAGCGTGCGGCCCGGTGTGCGCCCGCCGCCCAGCCTCGCCAACATTTACAAGGAACTGCGCGACGACGTGGGCTTTCAGATTCCCAAACACGGCTCGCTGACGCCTTGGGCCGCGCAGGGCGTGCTGCTGCTGAACGCCGTTCTGACCGTCCGGGCCGGGGAAGCCAACAGCCACGCGGGGCAAGGATGGGAGAAGTTCACCGACGCGGTGATTAAGGCCGTGAACGCCAAGCCGGAGCGGGTGGTATTCGTGCTGTGGGGCGCGTATGCCCGCAAAAAGGCCAAACTGATTACCGGGCCGCAGCACACCATCATTGAAAGTGCCCACCCCAGCCCCCTCAGCGTCACCAAATTTATGGGCAGCAAGCCGTTTTCGCAGACGAATGCGGCGCTACAGGAAGCTGGCCTGACGCCCATTGAGTGGCAGTTGCCCATGCAGGCCGAAGGCTGAACGTGCCCGGACGCACCGAACTCCTTCAAGACGAATACTTGCGGCGCGGGGGCCATGACCCCAAAGCCTTTGCTTACGCCTTCCCTGATGGCGAGCCTTACACCGACCCCGACGGCTTGGCCCGCATCGCTGCGTTGGCCGTGCCGCCCGCTTATACCGATGTGTATGTGTCGCCCGACCCGGACGCCGAATTGCAAGCCTTTGGCCGAGACGCCGCTGGACGGCTGCAATACCGCTACCATCCCGATTTTGTGCAGATCGGGGCGCTGAAAAAGTGGCAACGGCTGACGCGCTTTGCCGGAGCCTTGCCCACCTTGCGGGCCGTGACCACCACCGACCTGCGCCTCAGCGGGTTGCCGCCGCGCAAGGTCATGGCCCTGATGAGCCGCGTGCTGCATGTGGCCCGTTTCCGGGTGGGCAGTGACGCCTATGCCCGTGACCACAAAACCTACGGTCTGAGTACGCTGCGGCAAAATCATGTGGGGGTGCAGGGCAGCACCGTCACCTTTCATTTTCGCGGCAAACACGGGGTCACGCAGCATAAGGCCACCCAAGACCGCACGCTGGCCGCCAACATAGAGCGCCTGCTGGAATTGCCGGGGCCGTGGCTGTTTCAGGCCGTGCAGGACGACACCCGCAGCCGCATTCGCGCTCCCGCCCTCAATTCCTACCTGCGGGAAGTCATCGGGCCGTTTACCGCCAAGGACTTCCGAACGTGGGGGGGAACCCTGCTGGCCGCCGAATTTTTGGCCGAAGCAGGCGTACCGGAAAGCGAACGCGCCGCCCGCAAAACCCTCGTGGAATGCGTGAAATATGTGGCCGCCGACTTGGGCAACACGCCCGCCGTGACGCGGGGCAGCTATATTTGCCCAGTTATTTTTGACCGATACCTAGAGGGTAAGGTGCTGGACGACTACGAACCCCGGGCCGCCAAATTGCCCCCGGAACTCGAAGGCCTGACCCGCAGTGAAGCGGCGCTGAAGCGGTTGCTGGAAAGCGAAAAAGCGCTGCGTGGGCGGCGGAAGAAGGCGGATTAATTCCGAATCAGATCCCGGCCTAGTTCCCCCACGCTCACCTTGCCGCACAGGGCCATGGCCAGCCGCAATTCTTCGTTCAGTAGGTGGAGGGTGCGGGTGACGCCTGCTTCCCCACCCGCCGCAAGGCCCCACAAGGCGGAGCGGCCCAAAAAGACGCCCTGTGCGCCCAGAGCCAACGCTTTCAGCACATCGGTGCCGCGAGTCACGCCGCCGTCTAGGTAGACCTCGCTGCGGCCTGCCACCGCGTCCACCACTTCGGGGAGGGCGTCTATGGCACTGACGGCGGTGTCCAGTTGCCGCCCACCGTGATTGCTGACCCACACATGGCAGCCGTGCTGAGCGGCCAATTCCGCGTCTTCGGCGGTCAGGATGCCCTTCAGCACGATGGGCAATGAGGTCACGCCGCGCAGCCACGCCAAGTCGTTCCAAGTCACGGTCTTATCCACCAAGCCCTGAAAATAGTTGACGAGTTGCGATCCCATGTCGGTTTCTATTCCGGCCAATTCCTGCCGTGTTCCGGCGTTGGGCACGCCCAGATGGGGCGGAAGGGCAAAGCGGTTGCGCTCGTTGGGTTCGCGGCGGCCCAAAAAC includes the following:
- a CDS encoding DUF11 domain-containing protein; translated protein: MRKPLVFNTLAALALALSSSAFAAGTPAGTVIQNQAFLEFSPNPGQPPLVIPSLPVETTVLPVCSVSVLPNGTLAAPGQSYSLLPGEGAVLRYVIANTGNTSNTLGLQVVTDAASQFTPGDLSLHIDANGNGIIDANEPAATQITLAADQTADVLVQVTTTSAARGNAFLNLIGSCATNITGTAGERDDNNVARVTVGEPPTLTVTKSFSPPSLNPGQETTVTVTARNTGAGASREVLITDMINTTAMKDFTFIGGSARLLDAQGAALGKVEYTPDGTAWQAAESMPVAGLRGRISSLAPNASAVLTFRLRAPLTEVGTRRNIATLISGDQTVEAPADVTVKYNPEIALGPVGNPRALTGGEGSANDRQVKDVAVLGQEVCFVQTVQNLGDRADTLTITGRLLIGEATFRFTQVGGAPIAEPFQIPALAPQATQDFRVCVTPSKAGAGAEALRLELTAKSSMGAADNLTIDSILTLVDNALKPVKSVDVGDMKLVKPGQDLSYTLTFTNAQSFALTNVVVRDNLNVIQVLDAAGKLTRTDTLEFVSADNGGVLESTEAVWRFPSVAAGQTLTLNLKTRVPATSPDGSSVVNVFTVASSEIPAPVPSNPITNPVFDPANLTLVKSSTPALVSFGQEITYTFTVTNKSAAANLTLIEVVDNLPTGLVYVEGSSTLDGAAITPTVSGRTYTWQIPGLAAGQVAEVRFRALVTPEAGTEIRNSAVATAISPGGVPTAPTPPSSTVTKITPESIFGRNTADIVGYVFLDRNRDGIYNKGSDVPHPNARVILANGRIALTDVEGRYRFGNVMEGTVAVRLDPNSVIPQNLSIPQDAGLSGSRLVYVRNLTSIDFPLAPDGGDIAVIRDTTLRVKGGLPEAQNSFMVRKQVFTTEEAGVYRVQLILSASANLPAFSLTDPLPADAALLDGQNVLNFDTLPSGERAVTYRFRWAGDSKGAVTDPTASWRY